The window TCTGTTACATGACTGAGAAATGTTTGAGATATTAACACATGCActgtttattttgttcatttgttgctttttttggttgtttttttaaatactgtaaatattgtaACTACTTGTAGAATAGAATGTGAATTAAAACATTCTTTTGCCCAATTTGTACTTGTGTTTTTATTAGGGGTGCTGCCGATCCGATCACCAATACCCATCTTTTTAAAGTCTTCAttttatcatgtagaattattCATAGAGATGATCCAATCaagatttttagacatttattcaggGCCTGAAAAAATAGTTGAGGGGTGGAGGGGAccatttttttgacatttaaaaaaatatatatattcacctaAATGTTTGATTatgcactgtatttttgtttttacaattgtGTTATTGTTGCACAATTGCTTACACTGTGCAAGCCTGATTTTGTCCACTGTATGTGAAGTTCACACATCACACACGTTTGCAGTGCCTATGTAGTCCATGTGTGGtacagaagcagcacggactgaGTGGGAACGGTTTAATCCGTTAACATGAGCACAGAAAAATATGCACTGCAAACAAAGTAATGTGTTTCTGTGATTATTATGTGTGCGCTgcaagtgtgcatgtgtgcacgGTCTCCAGGAAAGTGCACGAGCGTTCAATGGTTTAAACACTGGCAAGAacttaaaagaaaaaatcaaatTTACAAACTTTAGTGACGATGCAACACTGACTTGATAGTGCAAGTGACAATTCATGTGTCAACTGTAAGTCAACTATAGGTTGGCAAACAATTACATTTAGTTCATGAAAGTGACAAAACAAATTTATCTCTTTAGCCCTGACCGATTATCGGCACcgatattaaactttttttatggtTATCGCTATCAGTCATTTTCAAATCCGACTTgcagattaaattattttataaattattgcaattattaattaaaaacaaatatccaAGCTCAGCCCAGATgaaaaaaagtaacacaaaagtataattttgatcaaaagtaacacatttagttactttttaaggAGTAACACAATATTATATTGCATCACTTTTAAAGTTACTTTCCCCAACACAGTATAGGCTGacaaacaattacatttagtTCATGAAAGTGACAAAACACGTTTATCTCTTCAGCCCTGACCGATTATCGGCACcgatattaaactttttttatggtTATCGCTATCAGTCTTTTTCAAAACCGATTTGcagattaaataattaaattattacaattattaattaaaaacaaataaacaagatcAGCCCAGATgaaaaaaagtaacacaaaagcataattttaataaaaagtaacacaGTTACTTTTTaaggagtaacacaatattgtatttcattacttttaaaagttactttCCCCAACACAGTATAGGCTGacaaacaattacatttagtTCATGAAAGTGACAAAACACATGTTTatctgtgtttttatacagtaatCTGGTTTGATTTAAACCGTTATTGTTCGTTCAGTGGAGTGTTTACACTGATTTAAGAGTTTGTGCAGGTTCTGTGTGTTCATATGTATGCAAACACTGTCTGTCTAAAGGTCGATGCTGTAGTGCAGTACAAATAGTGATTTTTAGGACTCCTGTCTTCAGAAACACTGAAACAGTAAAAGTGAACCTGCTCAGGACTGACCTAAATCGGGTCAAACGACTCAAAAAGGTGAgaaaatacaattacatttatacatttagcagacgcttttatccaaagcgacttacagtgcattcagtctaaacattgttttattagtATGTAAATACTATTGATtattcaaaagaacagaaaacaATTCAAAGATCTGAGCTTGAATGCTTTCTATTTGATTTTGGGTGTTTTTTATTGACTATATTAATATTAAGCTGTGCTGTACATATTAACTACTGTTGAATAAAATTTAAGACCTGTTCACACTgagaattataaatatattctaacAATATCATTCCTCTGTGTCGTTATCTTTATGGTTATTGTGAACTTATTCTCATGGAATTAGTACTATTTAAAGTTCATTATTATCGTTAAGGCCTGTTCATACCATGAACAACAACCACAGCAAATTGCAATAACTATATGAGCGTAACCACATTAACAGATGTTTACCTTGGCAACAAATTTAGGTTGTAAAAACATTGGGGgaacattgttttgaaatgtttctgaacaggatataacattatttaaatgttacaaaaattaatCTTACAATTTTTTCTGCTGACtttattttaacccaaaatgtAACAGTATTTGAACGATTAGTTGTAATATTATAAGAATgttcaaattacatttttttgtgtgatttgaatgttattttaatgttttttcagtAACCTtctactaattttatttttacccaaaatatagcgttatttaaatgttaatttttttatattctaagaACATAAATGTCCATTTTGTTTGTGAACATGATTTAAAGGTgacaaaaatttttttaaaaatttctcAAAAGTCCCAAAAAATATTTACCCAAAATATTACCTtatttgaaagtttatttttaatattctaagagCATTAAATGTCCAGTTTTCatgattataaaatgtttaaaaaagagTACAAATAATCTCAAAATACTTTAATGATACACAATTAATTTAAAGAGAGTTATGTCTCAGGATGGATTGCATGGTTTAAGAAACTTGAATTAATGCTGTCATTTATAACAAATCTTTTTCAAACGTAAATTAAATGCTAATTACAACAGGCATGGTCTTGACATTGAAAAATGCAAAGGATGTACAAATTTTagaaatgctgaaaaaatattgggaatcatttaaaaatccgctgatcatggtttcgagtatcaaTATATCTCCACTTTCCCACCTGACTTTTATCAGGTTAGATGGCATAATTTGGAAAGGTTTATTCCAACAACATTCTTATAGTTGTGTGTAGACTCCACTTAACACGATTTTTATAACTCTATCATTATGGTTATAGTTtgtggtgtgaacaggccttcagTTTTGTCTTGTTTATCAGATTCATTTACTCCAAATCTGCAGTTTCTTGATGTCTGAATCAATGAGCTGGATGATTCTTCTCTTAATTCATCTGACCTCAGCGCTCCAGTCACCAGgtgatctatctatctgtctgtctgtgtgtatgtctctgtctgtgtgtgtgtgtgtgtgtgtgtgtgtctgtcagtctctctatctgtctatccctGATCAAGCGTGTTTATTGTGTTCAGTGTTTCTGGAGAGGCGTGATGCTGTTCATCTGCTCAGGAACCGAAGGGCAAACGTCTTCCTGGAGGAGATGAAGCCTGGGAATCTGGAGCGGGAGTGTTATGAGGAGCGCTGCTCTCTAGAGGAGGCGGCCGAGATCTTCCAGAGCAGAGAGAAAACAGTACAGTCACACCACATCATCTTATTCTGCTCTGCATGGCCTTCTTGTGCTCATATAATGGCTCTTTGGAGAttaattatgatcttgatgtttCATCCGGTTCATCAGATCAGAATCTCAGTTTCTAGGCTCTTTTAAAGCAGTGCTTCTACATTATGATTTATTACtagtgaccctagaccacaaaccCAGTCATAAGGGTCTTATCATAGTTTCTTGAGAAATCACCTTTAAACTTGTCCAAATGatgtccttagcaatgcatattactaataataaatatataattacagtaggaaatttacaaaatatcttcatggaatttttttattaatataaaaaaatcaataattttgacccatacagtgtactgttggccattgctacaaatacacccatGCAATTTATGCTGGGCtgctttgtgctccagggtcacattggTAGTAGTATTTACTAACAAAATAGCAATTTCTATTTCTATTGCAACCCTTTTGAAATATttcaggcataaaaaaaaaaaataataatatttcctcATACATCCAGCTCAGATCATATcttgattttaagatttttatgcttattgttatttatgtatttcattgcattatatgttcAGATCATTTAAAtctcatcttactaagacattatTGTAGATATATCTGTAGTGACGActgattttaatataattttaaaatgcatttcaagcatcagaattctttttttttttttttttttttttttacaaaattacataGTTTGAGTTTCAAAATAAAGAAAGTTCCCTCCATATTCTTATTATATCACACTTTATGAGCCATAAAAGTCTGATGGATCATatgatactcaaaaaaaaaaaacttgctaacttttttatgtattttaataaacgttttcataaaattaaaaaagtaaatgagaATCAATGCTTTAAAAAGTATTAGAGAGTAAAAAGATATTTGTATGACTTAAAGATTCTTCTATGACATCACACCTTTTTAAAAACCTCTTAAGTTCTAaatggaacttttattttgaagaatccAATCACATCATTGTCGTCTGACTCTCATGTCCTTGTGTTCTTTTAGATGGAGTTCTGGTACAAATATCAGAGTAAGACTTTTCTCGATACACCATTTTCTGCATAAACTGATTATGATGGAGCTGATGGAGTTGTCTTCCTGTGTAGATCTGAATCTGTGTAGATTTAACCCGTGTCTGAATGGAGGAATCTGCAGCGAGAGCCGCGGCATTCGCGAGTGTCTCTGTCCTCCGCAGTACAGCGGGACGAACTGTCAAACAGGTTCATTCGTCTGCGTTTACTGCACAATACACACTGCATAGTTTTGAGCTGTTGACTGCTTAGTCTTTCTCTCGAGCAGCCAGCAGGTTgaccgtgtgtctgtgtgtcttcaGAGGTGTTTGACTGTAAGTTTAAGAACGGAGGGTGTCTGCATTACTGCAGTCAGTCGGAGCAGACGGCTGGTGTTGTGTGCAGCTGCGCAGACGGTTACCAGCTGGATGAAGACGGACGCAGCTGCAGTCCATcaggtacaaacacacacctctACTCAACTCAAACAAGTGCTGAAACTAGCAGAATAGTagaattttattgcatttataaaaaattaaaaaaaaaaaaaacggtgaatCTTAATCTtgtttcactttgaaattaattatttgggcattaagaaaaataaaacaaagcctttttaggaccattaacatgattagcactctgacttccttttttattattatagttatataacatCTTTTTAATCACAAATTTACATCACTAATGTCTTATTGTAGTCTTTATTCTCAAAAATAGTTCCCATTACAGTGTTTtacaatattttgtaacattaaaaacaaatatgataaaGATTTATATCTGTAtgtgatatatacatatacaaaattgtattttaaacatttctcgagcatttaaaaaaaaaaatgtctatataaatatatttatacactatAGATAGAAAAatagatgcatttattttattttataattaaaaaaaaattctatatagttttaagttttagattttaattgtaacttggtttagttttatttatgttaGTACTTCAAATACTGAGaaataagtttacatttttaattaattaattctttatattatttaatttcatctgttaaaagtttatttaaaataatgaaataatatattctatgctttaatgtttatttttatttaacgcTAACaacttatttataattataatctttttttttttggtcaattaatattttttttaggttatttattttttaactacatGATAAATGACCTGTGGTTGTTTTTATAAGAGTAAACACCTAACACACTGATGAgaagtatctgtgtgtgtgtgtgttagtgcagTATCCGTGTGGGAAGCAGTGGATTGGTGGGATCATGTCTCGCTCACTGGATGATGTTAGCCTCACGGATGCTGATTATGCAAACCACACCCACACCACAACAAACTCCTCCCACTCATTACATAAAAACAGTTCACTGGTAAACACGACTCACAAGCCAAACCAAACCGATCCAGCATCACAGGAGCTGTCtgacacaggaagtgacatcagcgGCGTGAACGAGGACTCGCGCATCGTCGGAGGTCAGCTGCAGGGTCAGGGCGGGAGTCCGTGGCAGGTGAGTGACGTCTGCGATCATTCAGGAGACCGTCATCGCTCTGAATGAAGAGCTTGTGTTAAATGACCTGCACCGCATCATCTGCAGGTTCTTCTTCGTCGTAAGGATGAGTACGGCTTCTGTGGGGGGTCTCTGATCAGTCAGCGCTGGGTCGTGACGGCAGCTCACTGTCTCCAGCAAACACCAGATCATGTGACCATCGGTCTGTAGCACCCATTCACATCTATATGAGTGTGTGATAAAGGATTACAAATCACTTTCATGAGgaattatgagtgtgtgtgtgggtgtgtgtgtgtatatatatattagtttagttttttttctaagttcaaaagaacattaattTGCAGTAGAAATCATACTGTAACataatacatttactttttagattaattcattaaatcctaataaataatgttaattaaaatattaatgttcccgctgtatttcagtatttaatttttgtCACGTATTTTTCCTAAAGgaataatgattttatatataattatataagtaTGCAAGTGAAAGGAaggaatgagtaaataaataaatacagcagaAACATTTTCTACACCAATATCTGTAATACTTaatacaacaaatatgttttatttttgtaaaaaaaaaaaaagtttattcattatACAGCATGCATTTGTTGTGCTTAATTTATTCTGATGTAAAAAAATCATTGTTAAAGATGATTATtcatgcattacagtaataagaATGAGATTCTTGTTCACATTATAGTTATAAACATTTGTTAGGAAATGCTTTGGTTGTAATGAAAAAGGTCACACTGCAATATAACagtaataaatctttttttaatacagttctatctatctattgttctatctatcattctatctatctctatgtgtgtgtgtgtgtgtgtgtgcatgagtgtgtgttgttttgtaatgattgaaatactattatagtgtttgttcatatttttttttcatttaatttttatagatgttattttctgttttctgtaaacaagtttttttttgtctattatgattatatatatatgtatatagtactGTTTCGTGCCTATAATAGTTTTTATTGGGCTTTAGTTGTTAGTAGtttttttagttgtagttatttttgCATGTCATCTTAAACTAAGCGAATTGAATATGTAATCCGAACAACTGACaaagatttcatttttatttgtatttcagtgaaattaaaaatgttttagtctGAGGAAGTGATAATAAtccatataccgtatttttcggactgtaagtcgcacctgagtcgcatcagtccaaaaatacgtcatgatgaggaaaaaaacatatataagttgcatttatttagaaccaagagaaaacattaccgtctccagccacgagagggcgctctatgtcttcagtgtagactacaggagaactgagcagcatacagcgccctctagcggctggagatggtaatgtttt is drawn from Carassius auratus strain Wakin chromosome 40, ASM336829v1, whole genome shotgun sequence and contains these coding sequences:
- the LOC113058792 gene encoding coagulation factor X-like isoform X1: MSESMSWMILLLIHLTSALQSPVFLERRDAVHLLRNRRANVFLEEMKPGNLERECYEERCSLEEAAEIFQSREKTMEFWYKYQNLNLCRFNPCLNGGICSESRGIRECLCPPQYSGTNCQTEVFDCKFKNGGCLHYCSQSEQTAGVVCSCADGYQLDEDGRSCSPSVQYPCGKQWIGGIMSRSLDDVSLTDADYANHTHTTTNSSHSLHKNSSLVNTTHKPNQTDPASQELSDTGSDISGVNEDSRIVGGQLQGQGGSPWQVLLRRKDEYGFCGGSLISQRWVVTAAHCLQQTPDHVTIGDYDKMRLDKDEQKITVQKIVVHPHFHDYTFDSDIALLYLSYPVTLGPFSVPVCLPDANLATRLLKPGEQGLVSGWGSTGFLRLSSRFLRKVVLPVADQMSCINSTEHVITDNMFCAGYLLEEMDACTGDSGGPFVVNYRGTWFLAGVVSWGERCAAEGKYGVYTRLGNYLPWIREEMMKEESGRSRSQSTTEAQKHL
- the LOC113058792 gene encoding coagulation factor IX-like isoform X2 — protein: MEESAARAAAFASVSVLRSTAGRTVKQRCLTVSLRTEGVCITAVSRSRRLVLCAAAQTVTSWMKTDAAAVHQYPCGKQWIGGIMSRSLDDVSLTDADYANHTHTTTNSSHSLHKNSSLVNTTHKPNQTDPASQELSDTGSDISGVNEDSRIVGGQLQGQGGSPWQVLLRRKDEYGFCGGSLISQRWVVTAAHCLQQTPDHVTIGDYDKMRLDKDEQKITVQKIVVHPHFHDYTFDSDIALLYLSYPVTLGPFSVPVCLPDANLATRLLKPGEQGLVSGWGSTGFLRLSSRFLRKVVLPVADQMSCINSTEHVITDNMFCAGYLLEEMDACTGDSGGPFVVNYRGTWFLAGVVSWGERCAAEGKYGVYTRLGNYLPWIREEMMKEESGRSRSQSTTEAQKHL